A window from Staphylococcus succinus encodes these proteins:
- a CDS encoding VOC family protein has product MKSIQYFNFQNSLSALNFYEKHLGATNIQRLGGDDEMFDDMPKEYQVDDDFTMHASFEILGETFYCSDTMDNKKIDNSGAIAVFTFDYTNEADKDKAVAFYNKAIEGGCKATMPLGKTEWSKLYGMFNDPFGVTWMINAE; this is encoded by the coding sequence ATGAAATCAATTCAATATTTTAACTTTCAAAATAGCTTGTCAGCTTTGAACTTTTATGAAAAACACTTAGGTGCAACGAATATTCAACGGCTCGGTGGAGATGATGAGATGTTTGACGATATGCCTAAGGAATACCAAGTAGATGATGATTTTACGATGCATGCATCTTTTGAAATATTAGGTGAAACGTTTTATTGTAGTGATACAATGGACAATAAAAAGATAGATAATAGTGGTGCAATTGCAGTTTTTACATTTGATTATACGAATGAAGCGGATAAGGATAAAGCGGTGGCATTTTATAATAAAGCCATCGAAGGTGGATGTAAAGCGACAATGCCATTAGGTAAAACGGAATGGTCTAAACTATATGGTATGTTTAATGATCCATTTGGTGTAACTTGGATGATTAATGCTGAATAA
- a CDS encoding MutS-related protein: MPTLLWFFIAFVVAAILITLSSKIIGNKKLKHNIQSLWDRRKPLENFIRPYHRYSYQYDSFKHQYDAHILLDDKTWSDLNMDAVFDKMNFNFTAIGEMRLYATLRRMFEVKDSKLIRHFKTDVSFRQQISFHLAQIGKAIYPMFPNQLLYVKRNNFFMLCTYLPLIFLIATFFAPSIGIILTIFSLIFNMILSGSLKKTFDQDLNSMFYTSTVIKKAYDIHNLEQAPKLNVNFNHFKTARKFSGLLGRINSNDEAFVIAMLFKLMFMLDYQIFHLIQKSFKTYDEEVMACYEYISSIDNHYSVALWRETLDNYTVPERTQADVLDFDELTHPLISEAISNDLKIKYPILLTGSNASGKSTFMKAVALNLVLAQTVDTVTASRFTYKPGLVYTSMVNQDDILSGDSYFMTEIKSIRRLFELHSQSKVYCFIDEIFKGTNTTERIAASESVLSYLDQLSGYHVIAATHDIELSSLLEKTYENFHFNESIADDNIVFDYKIKAGKANTRNAIELLRIMDFPHQIYNRAKSKVD; this comes from the coding sequence ATGCCCACACTATTATGGTTTTTTATCGCCTTTGTTGTAGCTGCTATTTTAATCACATTATCATCAAAAATCATAGGTAATAAAAAACTAAAACACAATATTCAATCTTTATGGGATAGACGAAAACCTTTAGAAAATTTTATACGCCCTTATCACAGATATAGTTATCAATATGATTCTTTCAAGCATCAATATGATGCGCACATTCTTTTAGATGATAAAACATGGTCTGATTTAAATATGGATGCTGTATTTGATAAGATGAATTTTAATTTCACTGCAATTGGTGAAATGAGATTATATGCTACATTAAGACGTATGTTCGAAGTTAAAGATAGTAAACTTATTAGACATTTTAAAACAGATGTCTCTTTTAGACAGCAGATTTCTTTCCATTTAGCACAAATAGGCAAAGCGATTTATCCTATGTTTCCTAACCAATTATTGTATGTAAAACGTAATAACTTTTTCATGCTGTGTACATACTTACCTTTGATTTTTTTAATCGCGACCTTTTTTGCGCCTAGTATCGGAATAATATTAACCATTTTTTCGTTAATTTTTAACATGATTTTAAGTGGTTCGTTAAAAAAAACATTTGATCAAGATTTAAATTCCATGTTTTATACGTCAACCGTTATTAAAAAGGCCTATGATATACATAATTTAGAACAAGCGCCTAAGTTAAATGTTAACTTCAATCATTTTAAAACGGCACGCAAATTTAGTGGATTGTTAGGTCGCATTAATTCTAATGATGAAGCTTTTGTTATTGCTATGCTATTTAAATTAATGTTTATGTTGGATTATCAAATATTCCATTTAATTCAAAAGAGTTTCAAAACTTATGATGAAGAAGTTATGGCTTGTTATGAGTACATCTCTAGTATCGATAATCATTATTCCGTCGCATTATGGAGAGAAACATTAGATAATTACACTGTTCCTGAGCGCACACAAGCTGATGTTCTTGATTTTGATGAGCTAACTCACCCTCTCATTTCTGAGGCTATCTCAAATGATTTAAAAATAAAGTACCCTATCTTACTCACAGGATCAAATGCATCGGGTAAATCTACTTTTATGAAAGCAGTTGCGTTAAACCTTGTCTTAGCACAAACTGTAGACACTGTTACAGCATCTCGCTTCACTTATAAGCCAGGTTTAGTCTATACTTCAATGGTCAATCAAGATGATATATTATCAGGTGATAGCTATTTTATGACAGAAATCAAATCGATAAGACGTTTATTTGAGCTTCATTCCCAAAGTAAAGTATATTGTTTTATTGATGAAATTTTTAAAGGTACTAATACAACCGAACGTATTGCCGCTTCAGAATCGGTATTGAGTTATTTAGACCAACTTTCTGGCTATCACGTTATCGCAGCTACACATGATATTGAACTATCCTCATTATTAGAAAAAACCTATGAGAATTTTCATTTTAATGAATCCATAGCTGATGATAACATTGTCTTTGACTATAAAATCAAAGCGGGTAAAGCAAACACACGTAATGCGATTGAACTGCTAAGAATCATGGACTTCCCACATCAAATCTATAATCGCGCCAAGTCAAAAGTAGACTGA
- a CDS encoding ABC-F family ATP-binding cassette domain-containing protein translates to MILLQLNDISKSFDGEDIFNNVDFEVKTGERIGIVGRNGAGKSTLMKIIAGVEDYDTGQISKIKNLKLGYLTQQMTLDTKQTVFEEMSKPFEHMKQMEMEMKKETDWLAQHANEYDTEDYKYHIDRYESLSNQFEQQEGYQYESKIKTVLHGLNFTEADFNRPINDFSGGQKTRLSLAQMLLSEPDLLLLDEPTNHLDMETTQWLEGYLNYFKGAIVIISHDRYFLDKIVNQVYDVALGDVQHYVGNYGQFIEQRDKYYEKRMQEYENQQAEIKRLETFVEKNIARASTTGMAKSRRKMLEKIERVSKPMIDAKSANIQFDFNRNTGNDVFHIKNLEIGYETPITKGINMEITKGDHVAIIGPNGIGKSTLIKTIAGIQEKLNGEITKGANLKIGYYDQKQAEFKSNKTILDYLWDQYPTMNEKDIRAVLGRFLFVQEDVKKIINDLSGGEKARLQLALLMLERNNVLILDEPTNHLDIDSKEMLEQALDHFEGTILFVSHDRYFINQLANKILDLDHDGGTIYLGDYQYYIEKLEEKAAIQAKKELDNPSQSDIVAQQSNTYIDQKQQKREQRQIERKIEQCEVQIESYEQEISDLNEQLTLPDIYSNPDKANDIAIKKATAEQHLEEVMAEWAELQEMLL, encoded by the coding sequence ATGATACTATTACAACTTAACGACATATCAAAATCATTCGATGGAGAAGACATTTTTAATAATGTAGATTTCGAAGTTAAAACTGGCGAACGTATAGGCATTGTAGGTCGAAATGGTGCCGGAAAATCTACTTTAATGAAAATTATTGCTGGCGTCGAAGATTATGATACTGGACAAATTTCTAAAATTAAAAATCTTAAATTAGGTTATTTGACCCAACAAATGACTTTAGATACGAAACAAACTGTTTTTGAAGAAATGTCAAAGCCATTTGAACATATGAAGCAAATGGAAATGGAAATGAAGAAAGAAACAGATTGGTTAGCACAGCATGCAAATGAATATGATACCGAAGATTACAAATATCATATCGATCGTTATGAATCATTATCTAATCAATTTGAGCAACAAGAAGGTTACCAATATGAAAGTAAAATTAAAACTGTACTACATGGTTTAAACTTTACAGAAGCGGATTTTAATCGTCCTATTAATGATTTTAGCGGAGGACAAAAAACACGTTTATCACTAGCACAAATGCTACTAAGTGAACCTGATTTATTACTATTGGATGAGCCTACTAACCATTTAGATATGGAAACAACGCAATGGCTTGAAGGTTACCTTAATTACTTTAAAGGTGCTATCGTCATTATCAGTCATGACAGATACTTCTTAGATAAAATTGTCAATCAAGTATATGATGTAGCGCTTGGAGATGTACAACATTATGTAGGTAATTATGGTCAATTTATAGAGCAAAGAGATAAATACTATGAGAAACGTATGCAAGAATATGAAAATCAGCAAGCTGAGATTAAACGTCTTGAAACGTTTGTCGAAAAAAATATTGCTCGTGCTTCGACTACTGGTATGGCCAAAAGTCGACGTAAAATGCTAGAAAAAATTGAACGTGTGAGCAAACCTATGATTGATGCTAAAAGTGCGAACATTCAATTCGATTTCAATCGAAACACAGGTAACGATGTCTTCCATATAAAAAATTTAGAAATCGGTTATGAAACTCCAATAACTAAAGGCATTAATATGGAAATCACTAAGGGCGATCACGTAGCTATTATTGGACCCAATGGTATAGGTAAATCAACCTTAATCAAAACTATCGCCGGTATACAAGAGAAGTTAAATGGTGAAATTACCAAAGGTGCTAATTTAAAAATAGGCTATTACGATCAAAAGCAAGCTGAATTTAAATCAAATAAAACAATTCTCGATTACCTTTGGGATCAATATCCTACAATGAACGAAAAGGATATTCGTGCTGTTTTAGGACGATTTTTATTCGTTCAAGAAGATGTAAAAAAAATAATTAATGACTTATCTGGTGGCGAAAAAGCTAGATTACAATTAGCATTACTTATGTTAGAACGCAATAATGTACTCATCTTAGATGAACCTACCAACCACTTAGACATTGATTCAAAAGAAATGTTAGAGCAAGCTTTAGACCATTTTGAAGGTACAATATTATTCGTCTCGCATGATCGTTACTTTATAAATCAATTAGCAAATAAAATTTTAGATTTAGATCATGATGGCGGCACAATTTATTTAGGTGACTATCAATATTATATTGAAAAATTAGAAGAAAAAGCAGCTATTCAGGCGAAAAAAGAATTAGATAATCCTTCACAGTCGGATATTGTAGCTCAACAAAGTAATACTTATATTGATCAGAAACAGCAAAAACGTGAGCAAAGACAAATTGAGCGAAAAATAGAGCAATGTGAAGTACAAATTGAAAGTTATGAACAAGAAATTAGTGACCTCAACGAACAACTCACCTTACCTGATATTTATTCAAACCCAGACAAAGCAAATGACATAGCAATTAAAAAAGCAACAGCCGAACAGCATTTAGAAGAAGTTATGGCTGAATGGGCAGAATTACAAGAAATGTTGTTATAA
- a CDS encoding redox-sensing transcriptional repressor Rex produces MANQSEKIPRATLKRLPLYYRFVNTLKSKGIDRVNSKAISEGLNIDSATIRRDFSYFGELGKKGYGYNIDSLLHFFKNEISENDEIKIAIVGVGNLGKALLTYNFSIHDEMTITEAFDIRDEVIGTEIGNVSVSAYNEITDILTREDIDIVILTTPEDVAQQVADTLVAAGVKGILNFTPSRVITPSDVQVHHIDLGIELQSLLFFMKNYSNK; encoded by the coding sequence TTGGCTAATCAAAGCGAAAAGATTCCTCGTGCCACATTGAAACGTTTACCGTTGTATTATAGATTCGTCAATACATTGAAATCTAAAGGCATTGATAGAGTTAATTCAAAAGCTATTAGTGAAGGATTAAATATTGATTCTGCAACTATCCGTCGTGATTTTTCATACTTTGGTGAGCTTGGCAAAAAAGGCTATGGCTATAACATAGATAGTTTATTACATTTTTTTAAAAATGAAATAAGTGAAAATGACGAAATTAAGATTGCAATCGTAGGTGTAGGGAATTTAGGGAAAGCATTATTAACATATAATTTCTCTATACATGATGAGATGACGATAACGGAAGCTTTTGATATACGAGATGAAGTAATAGGGACAGAAATAGGTAATGTCAGTGTAAGTGCATATAATGAAATTACTGACATACTTACACGAGAAGATATAGATATTGTCATATTGACCACACCTGAAGATGTAGCACAACAAGTGGCAGACACTTTAGTAGCAGCAGGTGTGAAAGGTATATTAAACTTTACTCCGAGTCGTGTAATAACGCCATCTGATGTTCAAGTACATCATATTGATTTAGGGATTGAATTACAGTCGTTATTATTCTTTATGAAAAATTATAGCAATAAATAA
- a CDS encoding YeeE/YedE family protein, with product MTWLIISGLVVGALLGFVMQRTRFCLAGGFRDMYVQKNNKMFYALLIAITVQSIGLLILTSTGMVQIPESTYPIIGTVIGSFIFGIGIILSGGCATGTWYRAGEGLIGSWLALIAYAFTSAATKFGILLPLMNGLNKPTTVNTSMSQTTGIPTWVWVALLTIITVIFVTKTLRKPKPKFAVPKLKQKFTGVRHYLFEKKYHPFVAAIAVGLIALLAWPVSETTGRMYGLGITTPSANIIQFLVTGDTKLIDWGVFLVLGIFLGSYIAARGSREFKWRLPDKKTIRNSVIGGICMGFGASVAGGCSIGNGLVETATMSWKGWIALVSMILGAWFMSYFIFIRPMKKAQSASQTEKNTVSSHTQTT from the coding sequence ATGACTTGGTTAATAATTAGTGGTCTTGTTGTGGGAGCACTTTTGGGCTTTGTTATGCAAAGGACAAGGTTTTGTTTAGCAGGTGGATTTAGAGATATGTATGTGCAAAAAAACAATAAAATGTTTTATGCCTTATTGATTGCAATAACTGTTCAAAGTATTGGGTTACTGATACTGACATCTACTGGAATGGTTCAAATTCCAGAATCAACGTATCCAATTATTGGTACGGTTATCGGTTCATTTATTTTTGGTATAGGTATTATTTTATCAGGTGGCTGTGCAACAGGTACTTGGTATAGAGCAGGAGAGGGATTAATCGGAAGTTGGTTAGCACTGATAGCTTACGCATTTACTTCAGCTGCAACTAAATTTGGTATTCTGTTACCATTAATGAATGGTTTGAATAAACCGACAACAGTAAATACAAGTATGTCACAAACGACAGGTATTCCTACTTGGGTATGGGTAGCGTTATTAACAATCATTACAGTGATTTTTGTAACTAAAACGTTACGTAAACCAAAACCTAAATTTGCAGTACCAAAATTAAAACAAAAATTTACAGGTGTACGCCATTATTTATTTGAAAAAAAATACCACCCATTTGTTGCAGCCATTGCGGTAGGATTAATTGCGTTACTTGCATGGCCTGTAAGTGAAACGACAGGTAGAATGTATGGATTAGGTATAACGACGCCATCAGCGAATATAATTCAATTTTTAGTGACAGGTGATACAAAACTAATAGACTGGGGCGTATTCCTTGTGCTTGGGATATTCTTAGGATCTTATATTGCAGCTAGAGGCTCAAGAGAATTTAAATGGAGATTGCCAGATAAGAAAACGATACGTAATAGTGTCATTGGTGGTATTTGCATGGGATTTGGTGCTTCAGTAGCAGGTGGATGTTCAATTGGCAACGGCCTAGTTGAAACAGCAACGATGTCTTGGAAAGGTTGGATTGCACTCGTATCTATGATATTAGGCGCATGGTTCATGAGTTATTTTATTTTTATTAGACCAATGAAGAAAGCGCAAAGTGCATCACAAACAGAAAAAAATACAGTATCTTCTCATACGCAAACAACTTAA
- a CDS encoding sulfurtransferase TusA family protein — MVYELGTVGMVCPFPLIEAQKKMNTLDNGDELKIDFDCTQATEALPNWAAEQGYPITNYEQLDDASWTITIQKSE, encoded by the coding sequence ATGGTATATGAATTAGGAACAGTCGGAATGGTTTGTCCATTCCCTTTAATTGAAGCTCAGAAGAAAATGAACACGTTAGATAACGGTGATGAATTAAAAATAGATTTTGACTGCACGCAAGCTACAGAGGCATTACCAAACTGGGCAGCAGAACAAGGTTATCCTATAACGAACTACGAACAACTAGACGATGCTTCATGGACGATTACGATTCAAAAATCTGAATAA
- a CDS encoding LacI family DNA-binding transcriptional regulator has product MKNIADIAKIAGVSKSTVSRYLNNGSVSVKTKQKLDKIIQENDYQPNQFAQSLRAHRTNMIGAIIPRMNSYAVDETIKGVKSVCNDLNYRLLLNYTNLDVELEIDALETFYRSKVDGIILMATEITQRHLEVINKINVPVIIVGQEHKDLHCIIHDDFHAGYLVGDTIGTKGYKDVQFFGVTESDIAVGIHRKEGLIAGLRTHGITPHISHTSFNYKEAMIDVASELETHTHYDAVVGATDSIALAVHKFTSEHKNQLKNQLIVGFGGDPVTEIVSPSISTVIYHFEQAGEVSMNKLNQMIQQQHIETRITIDVTLSFKR; this is encoded by the coding sequence ATGAAAAATATTGCTGATATTGCAAAAATTGCTGGCGTATCAAAGAGTACTGTTTCTAGATATCTAAATAACGGGTCGGTAAGTGTAAAAACAAAGCAAAAATTGGATAAAATCATTCAAGAAAATGACTATCAACCTAATCAATTTGCGCAAAGTTTAAGAGCGCATAGAACAAATATGATTGGTGCAATTATACCTAGGATGAATTCTTATGCAGTAGATGAAACGATAAAAGGCGTAAAATCAGTGTGTAATGATTTAAACTATAGGTTATTGCTAAATTATACCAATTTAGATGTTGAATTGGAGATAGATGCCTTAGAAACTTTTTACAGAAGTAAAGTCGACGGTATTATATTGATGGCTACAGAAATTACACAAAGACATTTAGAAGTCATTAATAAAATTAATGTACCGGTTATTATCGTGGGTCAAGAACATAAAGACTTACATTGTATTATTCATGATGATTTTCATGCTGGATACCTTGTGGGTGACACTATAGGAACAAAAGGATATAAAGATGTCCAATTCTTTGGTGTAACAGAAAGTGATATTGCAGTTGGTATACATAGAAAAGAAGGCTTGATTGCGGGTTTGAGAACACACGGTATTACACCTCATATTTCGCATACTTCCTTTAATTATAAAGAAGCGATGATAGATGTTGCCAGTGAATTGGAAACCCATACGCATTATGACGCAGTTGTAGGTGCTACAGATTCGATTGCATTAGCAGTTCATAAATTCACCTCGGAGCATAAAAATCAATTAAAAAATCAACTTATTGTTGGATTTGGCGGAGATCCCGTTACCGAAATTGTATCTCCATCTATTAGTACAGTAATTTATCATTTTGAACAAGCAGGAGAAGTATCGATGAATAAATTAAATCAAATGATTCAACAACAACATATTGAAACGCGAATAACGATAGATGTGACGCTATCATTTAAAAGGTAG
- a CDS encoding sucrose-6-phosphate hydrolase, with product MTEWTREKRYQRYEEVDQQTIDILTDQVEKSKYRQTFHIQPKTGLLNDPNGLIYFNGVYYVSHQWFPLGPVHGLKYWYTYTSKDLIHFNAEGPSLKPDTRDDSHGVYSGSAFEYNGNLYYMYTANHRDDDWNRISTQHIAKVNHDGSVEKFPKAVISAPPEGYTQHFRDPKVFTKDGVFYAIIAAQNDLEQGRILQYYSTDIVNWELQGEIQTNLEAFGYMWECPDYFDLDGHDLMLFCPQGIEPSGEQFRNIYQSGYIMGQYDLNQLKMNHADFHELDYGFDFYAPQTFLDENGQRILIGWMGLPEINYPSDKDGWAHCLTIPRVLSVEEGNLKQRPIKALEQLRTNKETALGYANKFTRQLHPYDGKQYELIIDILENEATEIYFEVRTSKSQTTLITYNTRAKKVTLDRSESGKLPEHVDGTTRSTYLDTPLSNLQIFIDTSSIEIFCNNGERVMTSRIFTDDGATGIKASTESGQVYLRFTKYDLKDDEG from the coding sequence ATGACTGAATGGACGAGAGAAAAACGCTATCAAAGATATGAGGAGGTCGATCAACAAACGATTGATATATTAACTGATCAAGTTGAAAAATCTAAATATAGACAAACATTTCATATTCAACCTAAGACTGGATTACTGAATGATCCCAATGGATTGATATATTTTAATGGGGTTTATTATGTATCGCATCAATGGTTTCCTTTAGGTCCAGTGCATGGTTTAAAATATTGGTATACATATACAAGTAAAGATTTGATACATTTTAATGCGGAAGGGCCATCGTTGAAGCCAGATACGAGAGATGATAGTCATGGGGTATATAGCGGTAGCGCCTTTGAATATAATGGCAATTTATATTACATGTATACAGCAAATCACCGTGATGATGACTGGAATAGAATTTCCACACAACACATAGCAAAAGTAAATCATGATGGGAGTGTAGAAAAGTTTCCCAAAGCAGTCATTAGTGCACCACCAGAAGGATATACCCAACACTTCAGAGATCCTAAAGTATTTACTAAAGATGGTGTTTTCTATGCAATAATAGCTGCTCAAAATGATTTAGAGCAAGGTAGAATTCTACAATATTATTCTACAGATATTGTGAATTGGGAATTACAAGGTGAGATTCAAACCAATTTAGAAGCGTTTGGTTATATGTGGGAATGTCCAGATTATTTTGATTTAGATGGTCATGATTTAATGCTATTCTGTCCGCAAGGTATTGAACCCTCTGGTGAGCAATTTCGAAATATTTATCAATCTGGTTATATTATGGGACAATATGATCTCAATCAGTTGAAAATGAATCACGCGGATTTTCATGAATTAGATTACGGGTTTGATTTTTATGCGCCTCAAACATTTTTAGACGAAAATGGTCAACGTATCTTAATAGGTTGGATGGGGTTGCCAGAAATAAATTATCCTTCTGATAAAGATGGATGGGCGCATTGTTTAACCATACCTCGTGTGCTCTCGGTTGAAGAAGGTAACTTAAAGCAACGACCTATTAAAGCCCTCGAACAATTAAGAACAAATAAAGAAACGGCTTTAGGTTATGCCAATAAATTCACCAGACAATTACATCCTTATGATGGTAAACAGTATGAACTAATTATTGATATATTGGAAAATGAAGCTACAGAAATATATTTCGAAGTACGAACGTCTAAATCTCAAACAACTTTGATTACTTATAATACTAGAGCAAAGAAAGTAACATTAGACCGAAGTGAAAGTGGCAAACTACCAGAACACGTTGATGGTACTACACGTAGTACCTATTTAGATACGCCATTATCAAATTTACAAATATTTATTGATACTTCAAGTATTGAAATCTTTTGTAATAACGGTGAACGTGTAATGACCTCAAGAATATTTACAGATGATGGTGCTACTGGTATAAAAGCTTCCACAGAATCAGGACAAGTATACCTTAGATTTACAAAATATGATTTGAAGGATGATGAAGGATGA
- a CDS encoding carbohydrate kinase family protein, protein MKRLLAIGEALIDFIPNTTDSKLKDVEGFSRQVGGAPCNVASATTKLGGKAEMITQLGNDAFGDLIVETIEDIGVNTNYIKRTNEANTALAFVSLTKEGERDFSFYRKPSADMLYQPEYIQDIDVTQDDVLHFCSVDLVESPMKQAHKALIKKVSIAGGTIVFDPNVRLPLWENEADCKHAIQEFIPLANIVKISDEELTFVTGQNEELQAIQWLFQGKVEAVIYTKGPDGAVIYLKDGTVVEQPGFKVTAVDTTGAGDAFIGALISKLLTSECNEPIQLLKNNGHAILEFSNYVAAMVTTQYGAIGSIPTIDEVNKALIK, encoded by the coding sequence ATGAAACGACTATTAGCGATTGGCGAAGCTTTAATTGATTTTATACCTAATACGACAGACTCTAAATTAAAAGATGTCGAAGGATTTTCGAGACAAGTAGGAGGCGCACCTTGCAATGTAGCGAGTGCTACTACTAAATTAGGTGGTAAAGCTGAAATGATTACCCAATTAGGTAATGATGCATTTGGTGATTTAATTGTAGAAACAATAGAGGATATAGGTGTCAATACCAACTATATTAAACGTACAAACGAAGCCAATACTGCATTAGCTTTTGTCAGTTTGACAAAAGAAGGAGAACGAGATTTTTCTTTTTATCGGAAGCCTTCCGCTGATATGCTCTATCAACCAGAGTATATTCAGGATATTGATGTAACACAAGATGATGTATTGCATTTTTGTTCTGTTGATTTAGTGGAGAGTCCAATGAAGCAAGCACATAAAGCTTTAATTAAAAAAGTGAGCATTGCAGGAGGCACAATAGTTTTTGATCCTAATGTACGATTGCCACTATGGGAAAACGAAGCGGATTGTAAACATGCAATTCAAGAATTCATACCACTTGCCAATATAGTTAAAATTTCGGATGAAGAGTTAACTTTTGTCACCGGTCAGAATGAAGAACTACAAGCTATTCAATGGTTATTTCAAGGTAAAGTTGAAGCGGTAATTTATACGAAAGGTCCAGACGGGGCTGTGATTTATTTGAAAGATGGCACGGTAGTTGAACAACCAGGATTTAAAGTGACGGCCGTTGATACTACTGGAGCAGGTGATGCCTTTATTGGTGCGTTAATAAGTAAATTATTGACTTCCGAATGTAATGAGCCAATTCAATTATTAAAAAATAATGGTCATGCCATACTTGAATTCAGTAATTATGTAGCAGCCATGGTTACAACTCAATATGGAGCAATTGGAAGTATTCCTACTATAGACGAAGTAAACAAAGCTTTGATTAAATAA
- the agrA gene encoding quorum-sensing response regulator AgrA → MKIFICEDDARQRENMISIINNYIMIEEKPMQIEVATDDPYEILERSKNTSDIGCYFLDIQLNSDINGIKLASEIRKYDPVGNIIFVTSHSELTYLTFVYKVAAMDFIFKDDPDELKSRIIDCLNTSESRLQLLSKESNVETIELKRGSNSVYVQYDDVMFFESSTKSHRLIAHLDNRQIEFYGNLKELDQLDDRFFRCHNSFVINRHNIESIDSKSRIVYFKNNEHCYASVRNVKKI, encoded by the coding sequence ATGAAAATATTCATATGTGAAGATGATGCAAGACAACGTGAAAACATGATATCAATCATCAACAACTACATCATGATTGAAGAGAAACCCATGCAAATTGAAGTTGCAACTGATGATCCTTATGAAATACTAGAACGTTCAAAAAACACGAGCGACATTGGATGTTACTTCTTAGATATTCAATTAAACTCTGATATTAATGGTATTAAACTCGCAAGTGAAATTCGTAAATATGATCCTGTCGGTAATATTATTTTTGTTACAAGTCATAGTGAACTTACCTATCTTACTTTCGTGTATAAAGTTGCTGCTATGGACTTCATCTTCAAAGATGACCCTGATGAATTAAAATCAAGAATTATTGATTGTCTTAATACCTCTGAATCTAGATTGCAACTACTTTCCAAAGAATCTAATGTGGAAACGATAGAATTAAAACGTGGCAGTAATTCAGTCTATGTTCAATATGATGATGTTATGTTTTTCGAATCCTCTACTAAATCACATAGATTAATTGCTCATTTAGATAATCGTCAAATCGAATTTTACGGCAATCTTAAAGAGCTGGATCAACTTGATGATAGATTCTTCCGATGTCATAATAGTTTTGTTATAAATCGACATAACATAGAGTCTATAGATTCTAAATCACGTATTGTTTACTTTAAAAACAACGAACATTGCTATGCTTCAGTGAGAAACGTCAAGAAAATATAA